Proteins from one Pagrus major chromosome 1, Pma_NU_1.0 genomic window:
- the chtf18 gene encoding chromosome transmission fidelity protein 18 homolog, with amino-acid sequence MDEYDELFGIEDDFEDQFADELDAMAQMEEENTSKPGKPPKQGPGDDISDIEHLLEDQPLTPKAKRQKQDAGVVKRLFNSRQTRESKAPALSDNITPPSSPEQYEPSPAVRSTSEAFDISGFGTIPESPRRPPTAAPASLHVLRRPPLDGEYISVTDSSGSRVYLRQKEDTGTKVVESRIVPNSHGALGLLALPIGVLREQEAEKRHLQVVEESQRVSELLASNVNDVFLESESTEDKENNDPEDTEGLTSRLWVDRFSPRHYTELLSDDFTNRCLLKWLKLWDTVVFGRERKSRPVRSERQAPNQNSFKPNQANQNQNRFKTKIEMTEELLEAELDQYNRPRFKVALLSGPPGLGKTTLAHIIAKHAGYNVVEINASDDRSAEVFQKRIDTATQMKSVLGASEKPNCLIIDEIDGAPAAAINILLATLNKKDGHGGEASTETAKKKKKKESILLRPIICICNDLYVPALRPLRQQAFLLTFPQTQPSRLAQRLAEISLKQGMKTDTGTLMSLCEKTDNDIRSCINTLQFLHGRGLKQVDTKTIQCISVGQKDQNKGLFHLWQEIFQLPRTKRKRIGEGFDEASGSGGGAQRFQNILHLASSSGEYEKVSQGLYDNYLSMRVRDPNLQSVCEALDWLSFSDRLNQVILHGQNFTLMRYLPFLSITFHFLFAHTHVPRISYPHSQHEALSKLLSSRNALSTMLADIPPCIRARISQLCLTLDMLTLLLDIICPKLRPVNPQLFSTREKEQMRELIDTMLAYNLSYRQDRTPEGQYAYMLEPRVEEVVRYPGLPPRRQLTYQAKQTISREMEQEKMRRAEQLMLQRNPAAKEKEKKSAAPKAPRNHQQRLENIVKQTTVETKPEVDFFGRAVAPKIQKPQSSSVTGERSAVDSMGTAVGNSDVWFRFNEGMSNAVRRNVYIRELL; translated from the exons ATGGACGAGTATGACGAACTGTTCGGGATAGAGGATGACTTCGAGGACCAGTTCGCCGACGAGCTGGACGCGATGGCTCAGATGGAGGAAG AGAACACTTCCAAGCCAGGCAAACCTCCGAAGCAGGGTCCAGGAGACGACATATCTGACATAGAGCACCTGCTGGAAGATCAGCCTCTCA CCCCGAAGGCGAAACGGCAGAAGCAGGATGCAGGGGTGGTCAAGCGGCTTTTCAACTCACGGCAGACTCGAGAGAGCAAAGCCCCAGCACTGAGTGATAACATCACACCGCCGTCATCTCCAGAGCAGTATGAACCCTCTCCCGCTGTCAG gtCGACCTCAGAAGCGTTTGATATCAGTGGCTTTGGTACAATCCCAGAGTCACCTAGGCGACCTCCCACAGCGGCACCAGCATCACTGCACGTGCTGAGGCGGCCTCCTTTAGACGGAGAGTACATCAGTGTGACAGACTCCTCAGGGAGTCGAGTCTATCTGAGACAAAAGGAGGACACGGGGACAAAG gTCGTGGAGTCCAGAATTGTGCCAAACTCCCATGGTGCGCTGGGGCTTCTGGCCTTGCCCATAGGTGTGTTGAGAGAACAAGAGGCAGAGAAG CGTCACCTTCAGGTGGTGGAAGAATCTCAGCGTGTTTCAGAGCTGCTGGCCAG CAATGTGAACGATGTCTTTCTTGAGTCTGAAAGCACagaagataaagaaaataatgatcCTGAAGACACCGAGGGACTGACCTCTCGACTCTGGGTGGACAGATTCTCTCCCCGacactacacagagctgctcagtgatgAT TTTACCAACCGCTGTCTGCTCAAATGGTTGAAACTTTGGGACACCGTTGTGTTcggaagagagaggaagtccCGCCCTGTCCGGTCTGAAAGACAGGCTCCCAACCAGAACTCATTCAAACCCAATcaagccaatcagaatcaaaaTCGCTTCAAGACCAAGATTGAAATGactgaggagctgctggaggctgaaCTGGATCAGTACAACCGACCCAGATTCAAG gtgGCGTTGTTGTCTGGTCCTCCAGGTTTGGGCAAGACCACTTTGGCTCACATCATAGCAAAGCATGCTGGGTACAATGTGGTGGAAATCAATGCCAG TGATGACCGCAGTGCCGAGGTGTTCCAGAAACGCATCGACACGGCAACGCAGATGAAGTCAGTTTTAGGAGCCAGCGAGAAGCCGAACTGCCTCATTATTGATGAAATTGATGGAGCGCCTGCG GCTGCAATCAACATTCTGTTAGCAACTCTGAACAAGAAAGATGGACACGGCGGGGAGGCCAGTACAGAGACTgcgaagaagaaaaagaagaaggagtcCATCCTGCTTCGACCAATCATCTGCATCTGTAACGACCT TTACGTTCCAGCTCTCAGACCTCTCAGGCAGCAGGCCTTCCTCCTGACGTTCCCTCAGACTCAACCTTCCCGCCTCGCACAGAGACTGGCAGag ATCTCACTGAAGCAGgggatgaaaacagacacaggcACTCTGATGTCACTGTGTGAGAAGACAGACAACGACATCCGGTCTTGTATCAACACACTGCAG TTTCTCCACGGGCGTGGCCTCAAGCAGGTCGACACCAAGACCATCCAGTGTATCTCAGTGGGGCAGAAGGACCAGAACAAAGGCTTGTTCCATCTGTGGCAGGAGATCTTCCAGTTACCGCGTACAAAACG GAAACGTATCGGTGAGGGGTTTGATGAGGCATCAGGTTCAGGAGGTGGAGCTCAGAGGTTTCAGAACATTCTTCACTTGGCTTCGTCTAGTGGAGAGTATGAAAAGGTTTCTCAG GGTCTCTATGATAATTATCTGTCCATGCGAGTGAGGGACCCCAacctgcagagtgtgtgtgaggctcTGGATTGGCTGTCGTTCTCTGACAGACTAAACCAAGTGATTCTGCACGGGCAGAACTTCACCCTGATGAGATACCTTCCCTTTCTGTCGATCAcattccacttcctgtttgctcaCACACACGTGCCCCGCATCAGCTATCCCCACAGCCAGCACGAG GCCCTCTCCAAGCTCCTCAGCAGCAGGAACGCTTTGTCCACCATGTTGGCTGACATCCCACCATGCATCAGAGCGAGGATCAGCCAGCTCTGCCTGACCCTCGATATGCTCACGCTGCTCCTCGACATCATCTGTCCCAAACTACGGCCT GTGAACCCGCAGCTGTTCAGCACCAGAGAGAAGGAGCAGATGCGTGAGCTGATTGACACCATGCTGGCATACAATCTCTCATACAGGCAGGATCGCACGCCAGAGGGACAGTACGCATACATGCTGGAGCc gcgTGTTGAGGAGGTGGTGAGGTATCCGGGCCTGCCTCCACGTCGTCAGCTTACCTATCAGGCCAAACAAACCATCAGCAGAGAGATGGAGCaagagaagatgaggagagcTGAGCAACTGATGCTGCAACGAAACCCTGCAGCG aaagagaaagaaaaaaagagcgCTGCCCCTAAAGCACCCAGGAACCATCAGCAGAGGCTGGAGAACATTGTGAAACAGACCACAGTGGAGACCAAA CCGGAGGTGGACTTCTTCGGTCGAGCTGTCGCCCCCAAAATCCAGAAACCGCAGTCGTCCTCAGTCACAG